A stretch of the Deltaproteobacteria bacterium genome encodes the following:
- a CDS encoding CoA transferase: MGVSSGPMTPLKGLVVVDLSRHLPGPLLTRMLKDLGADVVKVEPPTGDPARFMPPMHGDAGALYTSVNAGKRGLALNLKQDAARKILLNIVKQADILVETFRPGVLDRLGLSPEKLFETNPKLIICSVTGFGQDNPHRDRPGHDLNFTGRAGALNLIGPADREPVTAGIQVGDIAGGSMMGLSSILAALMERGQTGQGRHLDISMTRGCLTFGHYGYLANSASLMGDSRGSTPLGGGAPCYRVYETSDGRFMTLGALEPKFFVAFCEAAGCGHLSSKGLDMGPGAKQVMDELEAVFKSKTQAEWVSVLDGVDCCCEPVLTHEEAIKDPVVGSDSYDIDGVTCINSHFGAPVAEAWTTRPDALNDGRAVLKSFEISSELVDEAIREGSLLLSPESSS, translated from the coding sequence ATGGGTGTTAGCAGCGGTCCGATGACGCCTTTAAAGGGCCTTGTCGTGGTTGATTTATCTCGCCATTTACCGGGGCCTCTGCTCACCCGAATGCTCAAAGATTTGGGTGCGGATGTGGTGAAGGTCGAACCACCAACCGGCGATCCAGCGCGTTTTATGCCGCCGATGCATGGCGACGCGGGAGCGCTTTATACCAGCGTGAATGCTGGCAAGCGCGGCTTGGCTCTGAACCTCAAGCAAGATGCCGCCCGGAAAATACTTTTAAACATCGTCAAACAGGCCGACATCCTCGTTGAGACATTTCGACCTGGTGTGTTGGACCGATTGGGGCTCTCTCCCGAGAAGCTCTTTGAGACCAATCCTAAGCTTATTATCTGTTCGGTTACGGGCTTTGGCCAAGATAACCCACATCGTGATAGGCCCGGGCACGACCTTAATTTCACCGGACGAGCAGGCGCACTCAATCTAATTGGGCCCGCAGATCGTGAGCCCGTTACGGCGGGTATTCAGGTAGGTGATATAGCGGGAGGCTCTATGATGGGTCTTTCGTCTATTTTAGCTGCGCTTATGGAGCGAGGCCAAACCGGCCAAGGTAGGCATCTCGATATTTCAATGACGCGTGGTTGCCTGACGTTTGGACACTATGGATACTTAGCCAACAGTGCCAGCTTGATGGGTGATAGCAGAGGCTCGACGCCATTGGGTGGCGGGGCGCCGTGCTACCGGGTTTACGAAACAAGTGATGGGCGGTTCATGACGCTTGGGGCATTGGAGCCAAAGTTCTTCGTTGCTTTTTGTGAAGCCGCCGGATGCGGTCATCTGTCTTCGAAGGGGCTCGACATGGGTCCCGGGGCGAAGCAGGTTATGGACGAGCTTGAGGCGGTGTTTAAGTCCAAGACGCAGGCCGAATGGGTAAGCGTGCTGGATGGCGTCGATTGCTGCTGTGAGCCTGTATTAACCCACGAGGAAGCCATCAAAGATCCAGTTGTAGGGTCTGATTCTTACGATATTGACGGCGTTACCTGCATCAACAGTCATTTTGGAGCCCCGGTGGCTGAAGCTTGGACTACACGGCCCGACGCGCTTAACGACGGGCGAGCCGTTCTTAAATCGTTTGAGATCAGTTCAGAACTTGTGGATGAGGCCATCCGAGAAGGCTCTTTGCTTCTTAGCCCCGAAAGCTCGAGCTAG
- a CDS encoding SCP2 sterol-binding domain-containing protein: protein MAVESVSKVFEENIANRLESKPELAAQIGASYKFEVTGDGGGTWLVNLKEGNGSVSAGDGEADCHITVDSADFLAIINGELNGQMAFMSGKLKVQGDMMLAMKLGSILGS, encoded by the coding sequence ATGGCTGTTGAATCAGTGAGCAAAGTCTTCGAAGAAAATATCGCCAATCGTCTTGAGAGCAAGCCTGAATTGGCAGCTCAAATTGGTGCGAGTTACAAGTTTGAAGTCACTGGCGACGGTGGCGGTACATGGCTTGTAAACCTCAAAGAGGGCAACGGTTCAGTGAGCGCGGGTGACGGCGAAGCAGATTGCCACATCACAGTAGACTCAGCCGATTTCCTCGCCATCATCAATGGTGAACTTAACGGTCAGATGGCTTTCATGTCAGGTAAGCTTAAGGTTCAAGGCGACATGATGTTGGCTATGAAACTTGGTTCAATCCTCGGAAGCTAA
- a CDS encoding (d)CMP kinase → METKNLVIAIDGPAGAGKSTVSKAVAANLGLTLVDTGAIYRAVAYTAVQNSVSWGDSEGLANIVAGLNITFKMDQGENRVFIDGADVSQAIRTPEISQGASKVSSVGAVRDGLLQLQRDLAGAHGAVLEGRDIGTVVCPDAPVKIFLVASAQERARRRLAQMQDNGQEGLLADVLAEIEARDKRDTERAQAPLKPAEDAIHVDCTSMSIEEVIETIVAHGRSAS, encoded by the coding sequence ATGGAAACAAAGAACCTTGTTATAGCAATCGATGGGCCTGCGGGTGCCGGTAAGAGCACCGTTTCGAAGGCAGTGGCGGCAAATCTTGGTTTGACGCTGGTTGATACGGGCGCGATTTATCGGGCAGTTGCATACACCGCCGTTCAGAACTCGGTGTCTTGGGGAGATTCTGAGGGACTCGCGAACATTGTGGCTGGCCTCAACATCACTTTTAAGATGGATCAGGGCGAAAACCGGGTTTTTATCGATGGTGCCGACGTGAGTCAGGCGATTCGAACACCTGAGATCTCGCAGGGCGCATCAAAAGTGAGCAGTGTTGGTGCCGTGCGTGATGGGTTGCTGCAGCTTCAACGCGACTTGGCGGGAGCTCACGGTGCTGTTTTGGAGGGACGCGATATAGGAACCGTGGTTTGCCCAGATGCGCCTGTGAAAATCTTTTTGGTCGCAAGTGCCCAGGAGCGTGCGAGGCGCAGATTGGCCCAGATGCAAGATAATGGGCAAGAAGGCCTACTGGCTGATGTCTTGGCTGAGATAGAGGCTAGAGACAAACGCGACACGGAGAGAGCCCAAGCCCCGCTCAAGCCCGCCGAAGACGCAATTCATGTCGATTGTACCTCCATGAGCATTGAAGAAGTCATCGAAACCATCGTTGCTCACGGCCGTTCAGCCTCCTGA
- the aroA gene encoding 3-phosphoshikimate 1-carboxyvinyltransferase — MDLKIVGKSGLQGEVQIPADKSITHRSIMFASLSGGKTTIDAPGAGADNDSTAELFRSLGVSIERQPNGWVVQGVGLGGLQESDNVIDCGNSGTTIRLVSGILAGSGLNATLTGDESLCKRPMARVCDPLRAMGARIQGEMQDGKELPPMVIEPAKLSGGEWTQGVASAQVKSALLFAGLLSGQEVTVHEPTVSRDHTEQMLQGMGISVKRVEDASGHHVTLAKDARDHFKGFEDGALFRVPGDISSAAFWMVLGLIVPDSKLSLRNVGLNPSRTGVLDAVESFGVTLDVEMLDSPGGEAMGNVEVGAFNWKEPCGDVVIGGAVIPRLIDELVVLGALAARYPGQTTVEDAKELRVKESDRVVETVRILRAFGVEADERPDGFVVQGGKPMHGATLDVSSDHRVAMTAAVLACAAEGESILRGFDVAGVSYPDFVDVLRGLGATVEELA; from the coding sequence ATGGATTTAAAGATTGTTGGTAAAAGTGGACTTCAAGGCGAAGTACAAATCCCTGCGGATAAGTCGATCACACACCGATCGATCATGTTTGCATCCTTATCCGGTGGCAAGACGACCATCGACGCCCCGGGAGCCGGTGCCGACAACGATTCCACAGCCGAACTTTTCCGCAGTTTGGGCGTGTCCATAGAAAGACAACCCAATGGCTGGGTCGTACAAGGCGTGGGTCTTGGCGGTCTCCAAGAGTCTGACAATGTGATCGATTGCGGCAACAGTGGGACCACCATCCGTTTGGTTTCAGGAATTCTAGCTGGGTCTGGCCTCAACGCTACGCTCACGGGTGATGAATCTCTCTGTAAACGACCCATGGCACGGGTTTGCGACCCATTGAGAGCGATGGGCGCGCGGATTCAAGGGGAGATGCAAGATGGTAAAGAATTACCACCGATGGTCATCGAACCGGCAAAACTAAGCGGCGGTGAGTGGACTCAAGGGGTCGCCAGCGCTCAGGTGAAAAGTGCCCTCTTGTTCGCCGGGCTTTTGTCTGGTCAGGAAGTCACAGTTCACGAACCGACGGTATCTCGCGACCACACGGAACAAATGCTTCAGGGCATGGGTATTTCAGTTAAGCGGGTAGAAGACGCCAGCGGGCACCACGTGACTTTGGCGAAAGATGCTCGGGACCATTTCAAGGGCTTTGAAGACGGTGCGTTGTTTCGCGTTCCTGGGGATATCTCATCCGCGGCTTTTTGGATGGTGCTCGGATTGATAGTTCCTGATTCCAAGCTTTCACTGCGTAACGTCGGGCTCAACCCAAGCCGAACCGGTGTGCTGGATGCCGTTGAGTCGTTCGGCGTGACGCTTGATGTTGAAATGCTTGATTCGCCAGGCGGCGAGGCCATGGGGAACGTTGAGGTTGGTGCTTTTAACTGGAAAGAGCCGTGCGGGGACGTGGTCATTGGCGGGGCCGTGATTCCGCGCTTGATTGATGAATTGGTCGTTTTAGGAGCACTCGCGGCGAGATATCCGGGCCAAACAACTGTTGAAGACGCAAAAGAACTGCGCGTTAAGGAATCGGACAGGGTTGTCGAAACTGTTCGGATTCTTCGTGCGTTTGGTGTTGAAGCCGATGAACGCCCCGATGGCTTCGTTGTTCAAGGCGGTAAGCCTATGCATGGTGCCACCTTAGATGTTTCATCGGATCACCGAGTGGCGATGACCGCGGCAGTTTTAGCTTGTGCGGCTGAGGGTGAGTCTATTTTGCGCGGCTTCGACGTCGCTGGGGTTTCGTATCCTGACTTTGTTGATGTTCTTCGCGGCCTTGGTGCGACGGTCGAAGAGTTGGCTTGA